The following coding sequences lie in one Lolium perenne isolate Kyuss_39 chromosome 2, Kyuss_2.0, whole genome shotgun sequence genomic window:
- the LOC127331630 gene encoding uncharacterized protein, whose translation MASEEAEPLHYTTTVLRVSIHCEGCKKKVKKVLLAIEGVYKVTIDAAQHKVTVTGSVAADALVRRLLKSGKQAALWPVPVPAPAEPKKQKGEEAVAATSPGKKGKGKDKPAEEASPESSEKDKSSQKKPEKDKSSEKKPEEDKVSEKKAEAKKPKNDAKESELPENKEKGSPEPAAKEANSEEAGGEKTGGKKGKKKNKQKDAGGDVDAAAEKPLPPQQQQQKTKPQPQEEKAMIPVPAPAPGPDRAHAHGGGFPYYAPQPVMSYNMAHPSASVSYYAPMPVASMQPMPQPPPAHMPYGYSPYPPMMMPPPPPEFMYGPPGMRSSPPQESYNNMFNEENPNSCSLM comes from the exons ATGGCGTCAGAGGAGGCAGAGCCACTGCACTACACG ACCACCGTGCTGAGGGTCTCCATCCACTGCGAGGGGTGCAAGAAGAAGGTCAAGAAGGTGCTCCTCGCCATCGAAG GCGTGTACAAGGTGACCATCGACGCGGCGCAGCACAAGGTCACGGTCACCGGCAGCGTGGCCGCCGACGCGCTCGTCAGGCGGCTGCTCAAGTCCGGCAAGCAGGCCGCGCTCTGGCCCGTGCCGGTGCCGGCACCTGCCGAGCCCAAGAAGCAGAAGGGCGAGGAGGCTGTTGCCGCCACGTCTCCCGGGAAGAAAGGCAAGGGCAAAGATAAGCCGGCCGAGGAGGCATCGCCCGAGAGCTCGGAGAAGGACAAGAGCTCCCAGAAGAAGCCGGAGAAGGACAAGAGTTCCGAGAAGAAGCCGGAGGAGGACAAGGTCTCGGAGAAGAAAGCAGAGGCCAAGAAACCAAAGAACGACGCCAAGGAGAGCGAGTTGCCTGAAAACAAGGAGAAGGGCTCGCCTGAGCCGGCGGCAAAAGAGGCCAACTCCGAGGAGGCGGGCGGCGAGAAGACAGGCGgcaagaaggggaagaagaagaacaagcagAAGGACGCCGGTGGCGATGTGGACGCCGCTGCGGAAAAGCCGCTGccgccgcagcagcagcagcagaagaCAAAGCCACAGCCGCAGGAGGAGAAGGCGATGATCCCAGTGCCAGCGCCGGCGCCGGGGCCTGACCGCGCACATGCACACGGCGGTGGGTTCCCGTACTACGCGCCGCAGCCGGTGATGAGCTACAACATGGCGCACCCGAGCGCGAGCGTGTCGTACTACGCGCCCATGCCGGTAGCGTCCATGCAGCCGATGCCCCAGCCCCCGCCGGCGCACATGCCGTACGGCTACTCGCCGTACCCGCCCATGAtgatgccgccaccgccgccggagtTCATGTACGGCCCGCCCGGCATGAGGTCGTCCCCACCGCAGGAGTCGTACAACAACATGTTCAACGAGGAGAACCCCAACTCCTGTAGCCTCATGTGA